Within the Salinimonas marina genome, the region GCAGGCTTGGGGGCGGTTTGCTGTGGCTCTTCTGGCAGATATAAAGCGCCACGGTAACCACAGGCACTGATAAAGACTACACTAAGTATCAGGCTCAGACGTATACAGGGATTTTTAAACACGGGGATCCTGTCGAAAAAAATGTCTCAAGATGGCGTTATCATCGCATTGCCGAATGAAAATGCAAGGGACAATAATGCCCCGGTCCGGGTGAGTAGCGGGCGTGCCGGCGTGCGCCAACGCCGCGACGCTCTGGGTACGCAGGTTGAATGGATTAATTATTAAGGTAAGCAGCCAGAATTAACTGCGTTATCAAGGTCTCAATACGATGAATGGCTTGAAATGCAGCGTTTGTCCTGCAATAAATAGTGTTATGCTAGTGACAGCAAATACCCGGTGCGGTGGTGTCTTTTGATACCGCGG harbors:
- the lptM gene encoding LPS translocon maturation chaperone LptM — encoded protein: MFKNPCIRLSLILSVVFISACGYRGALYLPEEPQQTAPKPADQASSETPAEPN